The following are from one region of the Ignavibacteriota bacterium genome:
- a CDS encoding site-2 protease family protein, with product MAEPFGENYYSTFSTPPVKKLKERIPLHVGLFIITFITTTVAGVQWISASGGPCELKELLSGLPYSISILLIITFHEFGHYFAAMYHKVKATLPFYIPFPPIPYLINFGTMGAVIRTKTRIHSKKAMFDIGIAGPFAGFIVTIVILIYGFLNIPGIDYLLHIHPDYFEPTYGKEGFALVFGDSILFSSLKEIFVKPGQFFPPMSEIYRYPYLCAGWFGLFITSMNMIPVGQLDGGHISFAMFGDKNHYKISVAASLLMFAFGAVGFADAFLELNLGIGWSGWVFWSLILYFIIKLKHPPVPDVTKLDLGRMFLGYLSFFIFLISFSPMPIMLTLPQ from the coding sequence ATGGCTGAACCTTTCGGAGAGAATTATTATTCTACATTCTCAACACCTCCGGTTAAGAAATTGAAAGAACGGATTCCACTGCACGTTGGTTTATTTATTATCACATTCATTACCACTACAGTTGCGGGTGTTCAATGGATAAGCGCTTCCGGTGGTCCTTGTGAATTGAAAGAGCTGTTGAGTGGACTACCATATTCAATTTCAATTCTATTGATAATAACATTTCACGAATTTGGGCATTACTTTGCTGCGATGTATCACAAAGTAAAAGCGACGCTTCCATTTTATATTCCTTTTCCTCCAATTCCTTATTTGATAAACTTTGGGACGATGGGTGCAGTGATCAGGACAAAGACGCGCATCCATTCAAAGAAAGCTATGTTTGATATTGGCATTGCAGGACCATTCGCAGGTTTCATTGTTACAATTGTTATTCTCATTTACGGATTCCTGAATATTCCCGGAATAGATTATTTGCTGCACATTCATCCTGATTATTTTGAACCAACATACGGAAAGGAAGGCTTTGCATTAGTATTTGGCGATTCAATTCTTTTCTCTTCTCTGAAAGAAATATTTGTTAAGCCTGGTCAATTCTTTCCACCAATGAGCGAGATTTATCGCTACCCCTACTTATGTGCTGGTTGGTTCGGACTGTTCATTACTTCGATGAATATGATACCTGTTGGGCAGCTTGATGGCGGACATATATCCTTTGCAATGTTTGGAGATAAAAATCATTATAAAATTTCTGTCGCTGCTTCTCTTTTGATGTTTGCATTTGGAGCAGTTGGTTTTGCTGATGCATTTTTGGAATTAAATTTAGGAATTGGCTGGTCGGGTTGGGTTTTCTGGTCATTGATTCTGTACTTCATCATAAAGCTAAAACACCCACCGGTACCGGATGTTACGAAACTCGATTTGGGCAGAATGTTTCTTGGGTATCTTTCATTTTTTATTTTCCTGATTTCTTTTTCTCCGATGCCTATTATGCTTACATTACCTCAATAA
- a CDS encoding DUF1207 domain-containing protein, translating to MRFLLATFLLLLVKINSFAQTATEWFPADLNIQPFTAHFLEPKTGFQYLFNLEKVRIDIGTSHDIIRLIKEGESFSVGADFFTYTRARSENNFKFPVETVDYLFGVNGSYKKKIDENEWGLRLRFSHISAHLVDGYYDLENELWRNGREPFVYSREFFELIGYYKISDIRIYAGGTYNIHIVPDEIKKEIFQFGFDYYPDILSTSAFTPFVAYDFKLTGIDEYSGNNIISTGLKFGKPESRGFSILASYFSGKSVHGEFYDINENYTTIGINLDI from the coding sequence ATGCGATTTTTACTTGCTACGTTTCTGCTGCTTCTTGTAAAAATTAATTCTTTTGCACAAACTGCAACAGAATGGTTTCCTGCCGATTTAAACATTCAGCCTTTTACTGCACATTTTCTCGAACCGAAGACCGGTTTCCAATATCTTTTTAATCTTGAAAAAGTAAGAATTGATATCGGGACATCACACGATATTATTCGTTTGATAAAAGAAGGCGAGTCATTTTCTGTTGGTGCTGATTTTTTCACTTACACTCGTGCACGCTCAGAAAATAATTTTAAATTCCCTGTTGAAACAGTTGATTATCTTTTTGGAGTAAATGGAAGTTATAAAAAAAAGATTGATGAAAATGAGTGGGGACTCAGGTTACGTTTCAGTCACATCAGCGCTCATCTTGTGGACGGATATTATGATCTCGAAAATGAACTCTGGAGGAATGGGAGAGAACCATTTGTTTACAGCAGAGAATTTTTTGAACTGATTGGTTATTACAAAATTTCTGATATCCGGATTTATGCAGGTGGCACATACAATATTCATATTGTTCCTGATGAAATAAAAAAAGAAATTTTTCAATTCGGGTTTGATTACTATCCTGATATTCTTTCAACTTCAGCATTTACTCCATTTGTCGCCTATGATTTTAAGTTAACCGGAATAGATGAATATTCAGGAAACAATATTATTTCCACTGGATTAAAATTTGGTAAACCCGAGTCAAGAGGATTCAGTATCTTAGCATCCTATTTCTCCGGCAAAAGTGTTCACGGAGAATTTTATGATATCAATGAAAATTATACAACAATTGGAATCAATCTGGATATTTAA
- a CDS encoding radical SAM protein — protein sequence MLLLCNYYVTYRCNAFCEFCHFGDHKNFKETPYADLNDFKSNVEQLAKLGVKFIDLTGGEPLLHKDIHLMAEFARNFKMQTSITTNTLLYPKFAEKLAEKINLLHFSLDSPDEDEHNRIRKVDCYKSVFNSIEIAKSFSEFPDILFTVTNETYKKLPRMHELAAKHDLVLLVNPVFSYFGNPGLSEDAVDFIDEYCDGKMNVYLNKAFMKLRRDGGNDISNPSCKAVSRVIVISPYNEIILPCYHFANDKINIDRPIGEIRKSDKIKHFLDMEGRFTFCEGCTVNCYFEPSFAIPTNLYSISSLTSKFKYSYNKLIKQKIKKLSKSGSDRKIISKSESN from the coding sequence ATGCTTCTTCTTTGTAATTATTATGTAACATATCGGTGCAATGCTTTTTGTGAGTTCTGCCATTTTGGTGATCATAAAAATTTTAAGGAGACACCGTATGCTGACTTAAATGATTTTAAATCGAATGTTGAACAGCTTGCAAAACTTGGAGTAAAATTTATTGATTTGACCGGAGGTGAACCCCTTCTTCATAAAGATATTCACCTGATGGCGGAGTTTGCACGCAATTTTAAAATGCAGACCAGTATCACAACCAATACACTTCTTTATCCGAAGTTTGCTGAAAAACTTGCTGAAAAAATTAATCTGCTTCACTTCTCACTCGATTCTCCTGATGAAGACGAGCATAACAGGATTCGGAAAGTGGATTGCTACAAGTCTGTTTTTAATAGCATTGAGATTGCAAAATCATTTAGTGAGTTTCCTGATATTCTTTTCACTGTAACAAATGAAACTTATAAAAAATTACCGCGAATGCACGAATTGGCTGCTAAACATGATTTGGTCTTACTTGTTAATCCGGTTTTCTCTTACTTTGGTAATCCCGGATTATCTGAGGATGCAGTTGATTTTATTGATGAATATTGTGATGGGAAAATGAACGTCTATCTTAATAAAGCGTTCATGAAACTTCGCAGAGATGGTGGAAATGATATTAGTAATCCAAGTTGTAAAGCAGTCTCACGTGTGATAGTTATATCACCTTACAATGAAATTATTCTGCCTTGTTATCATTTTGCAAATGATAAAATCAATATTGACAGACCGATAGGTGAAATCAGAAAGTCGGACAAGATAAAGCATTTCTTGGATATGGAAGGACGATTTACTTTTTGTGAGGGCTGCACAGTGAATTGTTATTTTGAACCTTCTTTTGCTATCCCGACTAATCTTTATTCGATTTCAAGTTTAACCTCAAAGTTTAAATACAGCTACAATAAACTTATCAAACAAAAAATAAAAAAGTTGTCAAAGTCCGGCTCGGATAGAAAAATTATCTCTAAATCAGAAAGTAATTAA